In Aspergillus nidulans FGSC A4 chromosome II, a single window of DNA contains:
- a CDS encoding elongation of very long chain fatty acids protein (transcript_id=CADANIAT00004150) encodes MEYLQDIQKPSIERPFGIHLWPIFDKAFEAVMGYPASEFQFVEGKTPMSTFRETAIMLIVYYVTIFGGREVMRNRPAFKLNTLFMIHNFVLTAVSAILLALFVEQLVPTIWNHGIFYSICDHRGGWTQPLIVLYYLNYLNKYLEFLDTVFLFLKKKPLTFLHTYHHGATALLCYTQLIGLTAVQWVPITINLLVHVVMYWYYFQSARGIRIWWKKYITRLQIIQFVIDLVFVYFASYTYFASTYFPWAPNAGNCAGEEFAAFAGMGILTSYLVLFISFYIVTYNKAAKTGRPRRNTGKQAVIDMARYEVAPPSPAGEKKSNGSAVTTGRSNGPATRSRKA; translated from the exons ATGGAGTATTTGCAAGACATCCAGAAGCCGTCCATTGAGCGGCCTTTCGGCATCCACCTATGGCCGATCTTCGACAAGGCCTTCGAGGCCGTTATGGGCTACCCTGCCAGCGAGTTCCAGTTCGTTGAGGGCAAGACGCCGATGTCGACCTTCAGGGAGACGGCAATCATGCTCATTGTTTACTACGTGACAATCTTCGGAGGTCGCGAGGTGATGAGAAACCGCCCGGCTTTCAAACTCAACACCCTGTTTATGATCCACAACTTCGTTTTGACCGCCGTCAGCGCGATTCTGTTGGCCCTCTTTGTTGAGCAGCTTGTTCCTACCATCTGGAACCATGGCATTTTCTACTCCATCTGCGACCACCGCGGTGGATGGACGCAGCCCCTGATTGTCCTGTACTAT CTCAACTACCTGAACAAATACCTAGAGTTCCTCGACACCGTTTTCCTgttcctcaagaagaagcctCTGACTTTCCTCCACACCTACCACCACGGCGCCACCGCTCTCCTTTGCTACACTCAGTTGATCGGCCTGACCGCCGTCCAATGGGTTCCAATTACTATTAACCTTTTGGTGCACGTTGTTATGTACTGGTATTACTTCCAGAGCGCTCGCGGTATCCGTATTTGGTGGAAGAAGTACATTACTCGCCTTCAGATCATCCAGTTTGTTATTGACCTCG TCTTCGTTTACTTTGCGTCGTACACCTACTTTGCATCCACCTACTTCCCCTGGGCTCCCAACGCTGGCAACTGCGCCGGTGAGGAATTCGCTGCCTTCGCTGGAATGGGCATCCTCACCTCCTACCTCGTTCTGTTCATTTCCTTCTACATCGTCACCTACAACAAGGCTGCTAAGACCGGTCGCCCGCGTCGCAACACTGGAAAGCAGGCGGTTATTGACATGGCCAGATATGAAGTGgctcctccctctcctgcCGGTGAGAAGAAGTCGAACGGCTCGGCCGTGACCACTGGCCGCTCCAACGGTCCCGCTACCCGCTCTCGCAAGGCGTAG
- a CDS encoding uncharacterized protein (transcript_id=CADANIAT00004149) — translation MYDPVALDLSYVNRTLPRHYDSDEEDISESEGHASPLDAHKRSATLDSILSVSDGGHEQEQNDEQDQHNPESGAGRPAFSRLLSLPTDLYVPSEPLTSPRNSFNSASSASVYSDDESDIFVAEQVTYVEHAKPNLILISPTESCPSSSFPPRDGNLPSPSSSASSGSVYSNDEASRSQPVLGEPWPHRGRDHSPFPSRPLHTKTPGSLSALDTLKNCGPRQAVNEPMSAPAVEAPRPLSFRARSMSFSRPQTPAADARRRLQKEPSRRPPSAQSTATFSLFPAQSQSRTSTPILTHGNGHEDSCASSTYSLPLSSSQPPSRNASPSPYSCGSPAYNRSRSGSLYSVSSMSAAHSQATGKRPPLPYRGSISMVKSRSSTMPMGGYSSSSLRAELNPQPEEQKTSSKSKSKTHSSKKSMKQSKDKESETPSSAKSFVGFMLRGKRKSVIKN, via the exons ATGTACGACCCCGTAGCGCTGGATCTCAGCTACGTGAACCGAACGCTTCCACGACACTATGactccgacgaagaggatatctCCGAATCAGAGGGCCACGCCTCGCCGCTCGATGCCCACAAGCGCTCGGCCACTCTCGACTCGATCTTGAGCGTCAGCGACGGGGGCCAtgaacaggagcagaatgacgaacaagaccagcacaACCCAGAGTCAGGGGCTGGCAGACCGGCGTTCTCTCGTCTCCTGTCGCTCCCAACAGACC TCTACGTCCCCTCTGAACCACTTACTTCACCACGCAACTCATTCAACTCTGCTTCATCCGCCTCCGTTTATTCCGACGACGAGAGCGATATCTTCGTGGCCGAACAGGTCACATACGTCGAACACGCAAAACCTAATCTAATCCTAATCTCGCCCACCGAGTCCTGcccgtcttcctctttcccccCCAGAGACGGCAACCTGCCGTcgccctcgtcctctgcTAGTTCAGGCTCGGTCTACTCCAACGACGAAGCCTCCAGGTCGCAGCCCGTCCTGGGTGAGCCATGGCCGCACCGCGGCCGGGACCACTCGCCGTTTCCCAGCCGGCCCCTGCACACCAAGACCCCCGGCAGCCTCAGCGCCCTGGATACGCTGAAGAACTGCGGTCCCCGTCAGGCCGTGAACGAGCCCATGAGCGCGCCGGCCGTCGAGGCGCCACGGCCCCTATCCTTTCGTGCACGCTCAATGTCTTTCTCTCGGCCTCAGACCCCCGCCGCAGACGCGCGGCGGCGCTTACAGAAGGAGCCCTCGCGCCGACCACCCTCGGCCCAGAGCACGGCgaccttctctctcttcccagcccagtcccagtcccGGACATCGACCCCAATCCTGACTCACGGTAACGGGCACGAAGACTCGTGCGCCAGCTCCACATACTCCCTGCccctctcctccagccaGCCACCCTCTCGCAATGCGAGTCCGAGCCCTTACTCCTGCGGCTCGCCCGCCTACAACCGCTCCCGTTCGGGGTCTCTCTACAGCGTCTCCAGCATGTCGGCTGCGCATTCCCAGGCCACCGGGAAGCGTCCGCCGCTGCCCTACCGCGGTTCAATCTCCATGGTCAAGTCCAGGTCCAGCACGATGCCGATGGGTGGGTATTCGTCCAGCAGTCTGCGAGCGGAGCTCAACCCGCaaccagaagagcagaagacatcctccaagagcaagagcaagaccCACAGCAGCAAGAAGAGCATGAAACAGTCCAAGGACAAGGAATCGGAGACTCCATCGTCGGCCAAGAGCTTTGTGGGGTTTATGCTGCGCGGAAAGAGGAAGTCGGTGATTAAGAATTGA
- a CDS encoding cytochrome c oxidase subunit VI (transcript_id=CADANIAT00004151): protein MPSISVFRLATRAVRPSGLFRASQLPRARVQTPAALIGRPAFSTSMKLRSGQHDDETYEQFSARFEKEFDGVQDVFELQRNLNNCFAYDLVPSVEVLSAALRAARRVNDFPTAVRVFEGIKAKVENQEQYKQYLEALEGLRQELGVPLREELYPDEE from the exons ATGCCTTCCATCTCCGTCTTCCGTCTCGCGACGCGCGCCGTCCGCCCTTCCGGCCTTTTCAGAGCTTCCCAATTGCCTCGGGCCCGCGTCCAGACTCCGGCTGCTCTCATCGGTCGTCCGGCTTTCAGCACCTCCATGAAGCTCCGCTCCGGCCAGCACGACGATGAGACATACGAGCAGTTCTCTGCCAG ATTCGAGAAGGAATTCGATGGTGTGCAGGATGTTTTCGAGCTCCAG CGCAACCTGAACAACTGCTTCGCCTACGACCTTGTCCCCTCCGTTGAGGTCCTCTCTGCTGCCCTCCGGGCCGCCCGCCGTGTCAACGACTTCCCCACCGCTGTCCGGGTTTTCGAAG GTATCAAGGCCAAGGTTGAAAACCAGGAACAGTACAAGCAGTACCTCGAGGCACTTGAGGGTCTCCGCCAGGAGCTCGGCGTTCCTCTTCGCGAGGAACTCTACCCTGACGAGGAGTAA
- a CDS encoding protein gcpE (transcript_id=CADANIAT00004153) — protein MAAGGTSTSTTELLISAVAKTGKDTAHFRALKRRVDEAFRTSSHGRTDQFAVAKQLEGLLEKFRVLNRDDLAEALQPRLAELDQHRGAVFPEILSFLLQLADRPAQLAKVDRLLKLQPEKEEKQLSWTDLDASGTAYCDEDIWESVDYGASSSDDDDVSSVSSGVQAARNFTQITSEDDYVIPDYIFCAGHDEDLVKSIKSVQFWEEETQRDLLECAKLVSFEVTELQIVREAIFMLQGLPTSLLRRIDGNVEIDRRYTLPHLSHEALSSVLRSICACGTKIDILRRFTRTPQSAAYMQTLHRSTEDCLHKFDKFLSEMQNKFLSRDSSVAVSLLQLLDDVQRESKLLTLLADLVSNLDRTAVDSVQCLDQLFDLVCITQAAGDDENFARLAEIFFASLETYARPLYRWMETGQLEDSSLFFVSANHEKNDLRTLWHDWYLLETKPELAKIPKFIRPFAHKIFITGKSRVFLNRLNLADSLEAPRKTALSFEDIYPSNLSSTCLPFYALLESALNDVINENHAFTSSLLRKELDERCGLWISLQALEHIHLCKDISLIGPIDTKIFELIDRRKGGWNDRFLLTELAQDTFGSLPIIDSSRLIVRSAKDHDTRSRSVKVLSSLSFDYILPWPVANIITKDGIAAYQRVSNFLMQIRRAKYSIVKQRLQYLNHDTNQAKGSKGQTLSYAIRHNLLFFLNVLYSHLTGFVISSTTQSLRKSLSTAHDVDAMIAAHSSFMVTLEEQCLLSKNLLPLHQATLSILDLCISFADLHATRFQHQPLHSDPTRSPRRQAPGKPFKTGLSPTPRKIRYEYSYGDEEDTDEEFEEVNSESDESDEAKGYISPPHGASLHESQYLQRLRNIQEQFNRLVAFIAAGLKGVGRVNGQVSWEMLAEKLEWRNERVTGWS, from the exons ATGGCGGCTGGCGGGACCTCGACAAGCACAACGGAGCTGCTTATCTCTGCGGTCGCAAAAACGGGCAAG GACACTGCTCATTTCCGGGCCCTGAAGCGTCGCGTTGATGAAGCTTTCAGGACGTCGTCGCACGGGCGAACCGATCAGTTCGCTGTAGCAAAGCAACTCGAAGGGCTACTCGAAAAGTTCCGGGTTCTAAATAGGGACGACTTGGCCGAGGCGCTTCAGCCGAGACTCGCTGAATTGGACCAGCACCGCGGGGCCGTGTTCCCAGAGATCCTCTCTTTTCTACTACAGCTTGCCGATAGACCGGCCCAGCTTGCGAAGGTTGATCGGCTATTGAAACTCCAAcctgagaaagaagaaaagcagctCTCGTGGACCGATCTGGATGCCTCCGGGACCGCATACTGCGACGAGGATATTTGGGAAAGCGTAGACTATGGCGCTAGCTCAtctgacgacgacgacgttTCTTCAGTATCCAGCGGTGTCCAGGCTGCTAGGAACTTTACTCAGATTACTTCAGAAGATGACTATGTGATTCCCGACTATATCTTCTGTGCAGGCCACGATGAAGACCTTGTAAAATCGATCAAGAGCGTGCAAttttgggaagaagaaactcagCGAGACCTTCTAGAGTGCGCAAAGCTAGTCTCCTTCGAGGTAACCGAACTTCAGATTGTGAGAGAGGCGATTTTCATGCTTCAGGGCTTACCAACGTCTCTATTAAGGCGCATTGACGGAAATGTCGAAATAGACCGGAGATACACTCTTCCACATTTGTCACACGAAGCTCTTTCGTCTGTCCTGCGCTCAATATGCGCTTGTGGAACGAAAATTGACATTCTAAGACGATTTACCAGAACGCCACAATCCGCTGCTTACATGCAAACGCTCCATCGCAGCACCGAGGATTGCTTACACAAGTTTGACAAATTTCTCTCGGAGATGCAGAACAAGTTCCTTTCAAGGGACTCGTCTGTGGCTGTCagtctcctgcagctgttggACGATGTTCAACGCGAATCAAAACTGCTCACTCTTCTGGCCGACCTCGTTTCCAATCTTGACCGAACTGCGGTAGATAGCGTTCAGTGCTTGGACCAGTTATTTGACTTAGTGTGCATCACGCAAGCTGCCGGAGATGACGAGAATTTTGCTCGCTTAGCTGAaatcttctttgcctcgCTTGAGACCTACGCTCGTCCTCTTTACCGTTGGATGGAGACCGGTCAGCTTGAAGATTCATCGCTGTTCTTCGTCTCTGCGAATCATGAGAAAAATGACTTGCGGACATTATGGCATGACTGGTACTTGCTGGAGACAAAACCAGAGCTGGCGAAGATACCCAAATTCATCCGCCCCTTTGCCCACAAGATATTTATCACTGGTAAAAGTAGGGTCTTCTTGAACCGGTTGAATCTGGCAGACAGTTTAGAAGCACCGAGGAAAACTGCCCTCAGTTTTGAGGATATTTACCCTTCCAACTTGTCTTCTACCTGTCTGCCTTTCTATGCACTGCTAGAGTCCGCTCTCAACGACGTCATTAACGAGAATCACGCATTCACATCATCTCTTTTGCGAAAGGAGTTAGACGAGCGATGTGGGTTGTGGATATCTCTCCAGGCACTCGAGCATATCCATCTCTGCAAAGATATAAGTCTAATCGGGCCAATCGACACCAAAATCTTTGAACTAATCGACCGAAGAAAGGGCGGCTGGAATGATCGGTTTCTTCTCACAGAACTCGCCCAGGATACATTCGGTTCGCTGCCCATCATTGATTCATCTCGCCTCATCGTCCGTTCTGCGAAAGACCATGACACACGCAGCCGATCAGTAAAGGTACTTTCAAGCCTATCTTTCGATTACATCCTTCCGTGGCCTGTAGCAAACATCATCACGAAGGACGGTATTGCCGCGTATCAGCGCGTCTCAAACTTCCTGATGCAAATCCGCAGGGCAAAATATAGCATCGTAAAGCAGCGCCTGCAGTACCTCAACCACGACACAAATCAGGCCAAGGGTTCCAAAGGGCAAACACTCAGCTACGCAATTCGGCACAACCTACTCTTCTTTCTTAATGTGCTTTATAGCCATCTCACAGGCTTCGTGATATCATCTACCACTCAATCTCTACGGAAATCTCTCTCCACTGCTCACGACGTCGATGCAATGATAGCCGCGCATAGTTCATTTATGGTAACTCTGGAAGAGCAATGCCTGCTCTCCAAAAATCTCCTACCGCTTCACCAGGCAACACTCAGTATCCTCGATCTCTGCATATCCTTTGCCGACTTGCATGCCACCCGCTTCCAGCACCAACCCCTACACTCCGACCCGACAAGATCACCTCGGAGGCAGGCCCCTGGGAAGCCCTTTAAAACTGGTCTATCGCCTACACCCCGCAAAATCCGCTATGAGTATTCTTacggcgacgaagaagacacAGACGAGGAGTTCGAGGAAGTCAACTCCGAATCTGACGAGTCTGACGAAGCCAAAGGTTATATATCACCGCCTCATGGCGCCTCTCTTCATGAATCTCAGTACCTTCAGCGCCTGAGGAATATCCAGGAACAATTCAATCGCCTCGTTGCGTTTATTGCCGCAGGGCTAAAGGGCGTTGGGCGCGTTAATGGGCAGGTTAGCTGGGAGATGTTGGCTGAGAAGTTGGAATGGAGGAACGAAAGGGTGACTGGGTGGTCGTAA
- a CDS encoding glycosyltransferase family 15 protein (transcript_id=CADANIAT00004152) codes for MAVARPIRMLSAACVVLVIFLVFQMKRSPSYVGMGPGEYNGMTADPLNDPTGEPDGYLWRADEHDYAPDSTNSARTNAAIISLVRNEELNELLPSMRDLERTWNHKFNYPWIFFNDVPFTEEFKKRTQAETKAKCQYELVPKEHWEVPSFIDMNLFKESAALLKEKGLQYADKISYHQMCRWNSGMFYKHPALKDYRYYWRVEPKVQFFCDVDYDVFRFMEDRNKTYGFTINLFDAPESIPSLWPTTQEFLAANPSYLSDNNMMDWLTDDQLRPDHTRDANGYSTCHFWSNFEIGDMEFFRGDKYSAYFDFLDHAGGFFYERWGDAPVHSIGLGLFEDKNKVHWFRDIGYRHIPYFNCPNSPKCSACTPGKFYEGASFLAKEDCRPSYFKHVGTH; via the exons ATGGCTGTCGCTAGACCTATTCGCATGCTCTCTGCGGCATGCGTGGTACTCGTGATTTTTCTGGTGTtccagatgaagaggagCCCTTCATATGTCGGCATGGGGCCAGGCGAATACAACGGCATGACTGCGGACCCTCTGAATGATC CAACCGGTGAGCCTGATGGCTATCTGTGGCGCGCCGACGAACACGACTACGCTCCTGACAGCACCAACTCCGCCCGAACCAATGCAGCCATCATCTCCCTCGTGCGGAACGAAGAGCTGAACGAGCTGCTTCCAAGCATGCGCGACTTGGAAAGGACATGGAACCACAAATTTAACTACCCATGGATTTTCTTCAACGACGTGCCGTTCACCGAGGAGTTTAAGAAACGAACACAGGCTGAGACTAAGGCCAAATGTCAATACG AATTGGTTCCCAAAGAGCACTGGGAAGTCCCTAGCTTCATTGACATGAACCTTTTCAAAGAGTCCGCGGCGCtcctgaaagagaagggatTACAGTACGCCGATAAGATATCCTACCATCAGATGTGCCGGTGGAACAGTGGCATGTTCTACAAGCACCCAGCGCTTAAAGATTATCGCTACTACTGGCGCGTGGAGCCCAAAGTCCAGTTCTTTTGTGATGTCGATTATGATGTCTTCCGCTTCATGGAGGACCGCAACAAGACTTACGGTTTCACGATTAATTTGTTCGATGCTCCCGAGAGTATCCCATCCCTGTGGCCGACGACACAGGAGTTCCTCGCCGCGAATCCATCTTACCTCTCCGATAACAACATGATGGACTGGTTGACTGACGACCAGCTCCGACCGGACCACACCCGCGATGCGAACGGATACTCGACCTGCCATTTCTGGTCCAACTTTGAGATTGGTGATATGGAGTTCTTCCGCGGTGACAAATACTCTGCGTACTTTGATTTCCTTGATCACGCTGGTGGTTTCTTCTACGAGAGATGGGGTGATGCTCCTGTTCATTCGATCGGTTTGGGATTGTTCGAGGACAAGAACAAGGTTCATTG GTTCCGCGACATCGGATACCGCCATATTCCTTACTTCAACTGCCCCAACTCGCCCAAATGTTCCGCTTGCACCCCTGGCAAGTTCTACGAAGGCGCATCGTTCCTTGCTAAGGAGGACTGCCGGCCCAGCTACTTCAAGCACGTTGGGACCCATTAA
- a CDS encoding phosphoribosylformylglycinamidine synthase (transcript_id=CADANIAT00004154), producing MASPFDSADFALPGSIAYSRSRGRAIAASIGAQDVRGQWVHYVHTAERLPEFQQDVLQQLLSYGDITDIPPSFTAEDGEFDVFYVFPRTGTISPWSSQATGIAHVCGLRKYVKRIERGIKISCLRPASGEYKPGFKDVLHDRMTQLISETEPDLHLMFSEHSPLPLETIPLSGSDKSPKEVLQEANKRMGLALEESEIEYLAAAYGPDGPLARDPTDVELFMFAQVNSEHCRHKQFNASWTIDGMEMPNSLFSMIRNTHRKNPEFTVSAYSDNAAVLQGFDSSFWAPDSVTGEWNHTKEIVHFLAKVETHNHPTAVSPYPGAATGSGGEIRDEGAVGRGSKPKAGLAGYCVSDLLIPGLKQPWELDIGKPNHIASALDIMLEAPIGSAAFNNEFGRPCITGYFRTLLTEIDIGDGEKEVRGYHKPIMIAGGVGTVRPQHAIKKPDAVKPGSYLVVLGGPAMLIGLGGGAASSITSGEGSVDLDFASVQRGNAEVQRRAQEVINACTAMGDNNPIKFIHDVGAGGLSNALPELIHDSGLGAKFELREIDSADRSMSPMQIWCCEAQERYVMAVGEEGMNKFTAICHRERCGFSVVGRGEGGSEEEKRLILLDRESKEHPTVIDLPLSVLFGKPPRMTRTVDSRKLKLPAVDTSLTTYLPSLAPNRAELIGEAANRVLSLPAVGSKSFLITIGDRTVGGLTARDQMVGRWQTPVSDVAVTATALVQGAKTGEAMAMGEKPTLALISPGASARMAVAESLMNIAAADLVDRLSRVKLSANWKAASSHPGEGAAIYEAVEAIGMHLCPELGISIPVGKDSMSMKMKWKDESGAKEVTAPMSLVISAFAPVENFRKTWTPALRHPEDVGDTVLMFVDLSLGRKAMGGSALAQVFNQVGSECPDIRNVELFKDFFDATQQLQEAGIVLAYHDRSDGGLFTTLAEMMFAGRCGVEILLDNICPNLDTSSFIETLFNEELGAVFQVRKEHEMQFRSCFATCGPPAGLIHKIGRVSERPKQNLAIYYKASQVYRNTRANLQQTWASTSYHMQRIRDNAACADQEYANILDDTDPGLSWNPTFDPKDRALPFLTSLTSMSPFANKPRVAILREQGVNSQAEMAFAFNTAGFAAIDVHMTDIISGRVSLSSFVGLAACGGFSYGDVLGAGQGWAKSVLLHDNTRAEFQSFFNRPDTFALGVCNGCQFLSRLSSLIPGASNWPTFERNASEQYEGRVAMVRISDPDPSNPSVFLHGMHGSSFPIAVAHGEGRASFTASSTDPASFVAQGLAPVQWVDNATLKPTMKYPFNPNGSPEGIAGIRNANGRVMAIMPHPERTVMNGIASWLPAKAEEWGDIGPWGRIFFSARRWVG from the coding sequence ATGGCTTCTCCCTTCGACTCGGCAGACTTCGCCCTCCCGGGCTCGATTGCATACTCGCGTTCTCGCGGCAGGGCTATCGCTGCCTCTATTGGGGCGCAGGATGTCCGTGGCCAGTGGGTTCATTATGTCCACACTGCTGAACGTCTACCCGAATTCCAGCAGGACGTCCTCCAACAGCTTCTCAGCTACGGCGATATCACCGATATTCCACCCTCGTTTACCGCGGAAGATGGCGAATTCGATGTCTTTTATGTCTTCCCTCGAACCGGGACTATCTCCCCGTGGAGCTCGCAAGCCACCGGTATCGCTCATGTCTGCGGCTTGAGGAAATACGTGAAACGCATTGAGCGCGGTATCAAGATCTCTTGTCTGCGGCCCGCGTCTGGAGAATACAAGCCTGGTTTCAAGGACGTCCTTCACGACCGTATGACGCAGTTGATCAGCGAGACTGAGCCCGACCTGCACCTGATGTTCTCCGAGCACAGTCCCTTGCCTCTCGAGACTATCCCGCTTAGCGGTAGTGATAAGTCGCCTAAGGAGGTTTTGCAGGAGGCGAACAAGCGGATGGGACTGGCGTTGGAGGAATCCGAGATTGAATACCTTGCCGCCGCCTACGGGCCTGACGGCCCGCTCGCTCGTGATCCGACTGACGTTGAGCTATTCATGTTTGCCCAGGTTAACTCGGAACACTGCCGTCACAAACAGTTCAACGCCTCCTGGACGATTGACGGGATGGAGATGCCAAACAgtctcttctccatgatcCGAAACACTCACAGGAAGAACCCTGAATTCACCGTGAGCGCATACAGCGACAACGCCGCCGTCCTGCAAGGGTTCGACTCCTCCTTTTGGGCCCCCGATTCTGTTACTGGGGAGTGGAACCACACCAAGGAGATTGTCCACTTCCTCGCCAAGGTGGAGACTCACAACCACCCCACCGCGGTCTCGCCCTACCCTGGCGCTGCCACTGGTTCTGGAGGTGAGATCCGTGACGAAGGCGCTGTCGGACGCGGTTCCAAACCCAAGGCCGGTCTTGCTGGCTACTGTGTGTctgacctcctcatcccggGCTTGAAACAGCCCTGGGAATTGGATATCGGCAAGCCCAACCACATCGCCAGCGCGTTGGACATTATGCTGGAGGCACCGATTGGAAGTGCGGCTTTCAACAACGAGTTCGGTCGGCCTTGTATTACGGGTTACTTCCGTACTCTGTTGACGGAGATTGATATTGGGGacggagagaaggaggtccGTGGATACCATAAGCCTATCATGATTGCCGGTGGTGTTGGCACAGTCCGGCCTCAGCATGCGATCAAGAAGCCAGATGCCGTCAAGCCCGGCTCGTATCTTGTTGTTCTTGGTGGCCCTGCTATGCTCATTGGTCTGGGTGGCGGTGCGGCTTCTAGTATCACCTCTGGTGAAGGCTCTGTTGACCTCGACTTTGCCAGCGTGCAAAGAGGCAATGCCGAAGTGCAACGCAGAGCACAGGAAGTAATCAACGCATGCACAGCAATGGGCGACAACAACCCCATCAAGTTCATTCACGACGTCGGTGCTGGTGGTCTCTCCAACGCCCTGCCCGAATTGATCCACGACTCCGGATTGGGCGCTAAGTTCGAGCTCCGTGAAATCGACAGCGCCGACCGAAGCATGAGCCCCATGCAGATCTGGTGCTGTGAGGCACAGGAACGATATGTCATGGCTGTTGGCGAGGAGGGTATGAACAAGTTCACGGCTATTTGCCATCGTGAGCGTTGCGGTTTCTCTGTCGTTGGTCGTGGAGAGGGTGGttcagaggaggagaagagattgATCCTTCTCGACCGAGAGTCGAAGGAGCACCCAACCGTCATCGACCTACCCCTGTCAGTGCTTTTCGGAAAGCCCCCAAGAATGACCCGCACGGTGGACTCTCGGAAGTTGAAGCTGCCTGCAGTAGATACGAGTCTTACCACATACCTCCCCTCGCTGGCGCCTAACCGCGCGGAGCTTATTGGCGAAGCTGCCAACAGGGTTCTGTCGCTTCCTGCCGTTGGCTCCAAATCTTTCCTCATCACCATCGGTGACCGTACAGTTGGTGGTCTCACTGCACGCGACCAGATGGTCGGGCGATGGCAAACTCCCGTATCTGACGTTGCTGTCACCGCGACAGCTCTTGTTCAGGGTGCGAAGACTGGTGAGGCTATGGCCATGGGTGAGAAGCCCACGCTTGCCCTCATCTCTCCTGGTGCATCTGCTCGCATGGCCGTTGCTGAGTCACTTATGAAcattgccgctgctgacCTTGTCGATCGGCTAAGCCGCGTCAAGCTCTCTGCTAACTGGAAAGCCGCCAGCAGCCACCCTGGAGAGGGTGCTGCTATCTACGAGGCAGTGGAGGCTATTGGTATGCACCTGTGCCCCGAGCTTGGTATCAGCATTCCCGTTGGCAAGGACTCTATGTCCATGAAAATGAAGTGGAAGGATGAATCGGGTGCAAAGGAAGTCACCGCACCTATGTCTCTTGTTATTTCCGCGTTCGCGCCTGTAGAGAACTTCCGCAAGACCTGGACTCCTGCTCTCCGCCATCCCGAAGACGTTGGCGACACTGTGCTCATGTTTGTCGACCTTTCGCTCGGACGTAAGGCCATGGGCGGTTCTGCTCTTGCACAGGTCTTCAACCAGGTTGGTTCAGAGTGCCCTGACATCCGCAATGTTGAGCTGTTCAAGGACTTCTTCGATGCCacgcagcagctgcaggaagcCGGAATTGTTCTGGCTTACCACGACCGATCGGACGGTGGTCTCTTCACCACCCTCGCTGAGATGATGTTCGCCGGCCGTTGCGGTGTTGAGATCCTGCTTGACAACATCTGCCCCAACCTCGATaccagcagcttcatcgagaCCCTCTTCAACGAAGAACTCGGAGCAGTCTTCCAGGTCCGCAAGGAGCACGAGATGCAATTCCGATCCTGCTTCGCTACCTGCGgtcctcctgctggtcttatCCACAAGATTGGTCGCGTCTCTGAGAGACCCAAGCAGAACCTCGCAATCTACTACAAGGCCAGCCAGGTCTACCGCAACACCCGCGCCAACCTCCAGCAAACGTGGGCCTCTACCTCCTATCATATGCAGAGGATCCGCGATAATGCTGCCTGCGCGGATCAAGAATACGCCAATATTCTCGACGACACCGACCCTGGTCTCTCTTGGAACCCAACCTTCGACCCCAAAGACCGCgccctccccttcctcacCAGCCTCACCTCCATGTCCCCCTTCGCCAACAAGCCGCGCGTCGCGATTCTCCGCGAACAAGGTGTTAACAGCCAAGCCGAGATGGCCTTCGCCTTTAACACCGCTGGCTTCGCCGCCATTGACGTCCACATGACAGACATCATCTCCGGTCGCGtctccctctccagcttcgtTGGTCTCGCCGCCTGCGGTGGTTTCTCCTACGGAGACGTCCTCGGCGCCGGCCAAGGTTGGGCCAAATCAGTGCTCCTCCACGATAACACCCGCGCCGagttccagtccttcttcaaccgccCCGATACCTTCGCCCTGGGCGTCTGCAACGGCTGTCAATTCCTTTCCCGCCTGTCCTCGCTCATCCCTGGCGCCTCAAACTGGCCTACCTTCGAACGCAACGCCTCCGAGCAGTACGAAGGCCGCGTTGCTATGGTCCGCATCTCCGATCCCGACCCGTCCAACCCTTCTGTCTTCCTCCACGGCATGCAcggctcttccttccccaTTGCCGTTGCACACGGCGAAGGTCGCGCCTCCTTCACGGCCTCCTCTACAGACCCAGCTTCCTTCGTCGCTCAGGGCCTGGCGCCGGTGCAGTGGGTCGACAACGCTACACTCAAGCCCACCATGAAGTACCCTTTTAACCCCAACGGTAGTCCCGAGGGTATTGCTGGTATTCGCAACGCAAATGGTCGTGTCATGGCCATCATGCCACATCCTGAAAGGACCGTTATGAACGGTATTGCGAGCTGGTTGCCGGCCAAGGCAGAGGAGTGGGGTGATATTGGGCCATGGGGACGGATATTCTTCAGCGCGAGACGGTGGGTTGGTTAG